In Enoplosus armatus isolate fEnoArm2 chromosome 12, fEnoArm2.hap1, whole genome shotgun sequence, the DNA window CTTTTTAGTCCCTGaactttatgaaagtgcaatactaaaccAATGGGTGCCTGTATCATATGCCCATACATATCCCAGAATGCAGTGTAATGAGATGtaactttttgtgtgtgtatgtgtttttgggGTGATGTGTGCCTTGGCTTTCACTGAGgtcatgtatttttaataacttttgtCCCCTCTCCTTCACCAGACTGGAGCAGGCCAGGCATGAGTGGCGCACACCTGGACGAATGGCAGAGGAGGTCCTTTGACATTTCATCTGGCAACTGTACACCTGAACAGACGGCCGATGCCTACCGGGCCCACATCCTCTCCATTCAGTATGCATGGGCAAGCTCCCAGCTCTCTCAGGCCGGCATGGCCAGCCTGCTCAGGACCTACTCGGAGCGCTACGCCGCAGTGCTGGACTCAGATGACCCCAGCACAGGGCTTAACAACTATGCAGAGAGCGCGCTGCATCTGGCCCGCAGTCAGAGGAACTACAGTGACAAATGGGAGTCGTCCCTGACCGTGGAGAGTGTGCTGGAGCTGCCCTGCGTGCAGAAGATGATTCAGGCAGGGACAGGGGGCGGGGGCTCCCTTGTGGCACCAGGAGATGTTAACATATCTGTGGGGCAAGAGAGCAGAGGCAGCTCACTGTCTGCTCCCTTTGCCGGAGTCAGGCCAGAGGCTGCATTGTTCAAACCTGTAGGACCACCACAGCCTAAAACAGAGGTTAACAAAACTTCCAGTCATCCTGTTACTAATATTACGTCAGACAGGCCAAGAGGCTCTGAGGAGATCTCAGGTAATTCAAACTCATTCTCCCGACCTCCAGCCCGACCACAGTCTGTGTTTAGTCATCCTCCTTCAGTTCTTCCACAGGGAAACCCTGGTCCTGCTGGGGGCACTCAAAACTATCAGTCCTCCTTGTTCCCCACCTCTAACCCATGTAAACGGAAGAATTTTTATAACCCAGACGGAGGGGATGGTGGCAGAGGGCAACACGGAGGTCAAGCTGACCCGCGAGCTGGAAGAAACTTTAAAACGGCTCGTGAGCAGTTTATTGTTGATCAGCAGaaaaaacattcccatcagccacaGAGAGGTCAGACCACTGGGTTGGCAGCAACTGTGAAGAAATCTCTGGGTGCCAACAGGCCTCGAGGGGCATTTTCTAAATTTGTGTCACCTATTCCacgacaggaggaggaagaaggcgGGGTGGCCAGTAATTCCAATCAGGAACCTCAGATCCTGGATGAGCGTCTGAAAAACTTTGAGCCAAAGATAATCGAGCTGATCATGAGTGAGATCATGGACCACGGGCCCCCTGTTGCCTGGGATGACATAGCAGGTCTGGAGTTTGCCAAGACCACCATAAAGGAGATTGTGGTTTGGCCCATGCTGCGACCTGACATCTTTACTGGCCTCCGTGGTCCACCCAAAGGCATCCTGTTGTTTGGACCCCCCGGGACTGGAAAAACTCTGATAGGAAAATGCATAGCTTGCCAGTCAGGTGCCACCTTCTTTAGCATCAGTGCTTCATCGCTCACATCCAAGTGGGTGGGTGAAGGAGAAAAAATGGTGCGAGCCCTGTTTGCCATTGCCCGCTGCCACCAGCCTGCTGTCATTTTCATCGATGAAATTGACTCACTGTTGTCCCAGCGGACAGACGGGGAGCACGACTCATCCCGTAGGATAAAGACAGAGTTCTTGGTCCAGCTGGACGGGGCGGCCACGGCAGCCGAGGACCGCATCCTGGTGGTGGGCGCCACCAACCGGCCTCAAGAGATAGACGAGGCTGCCCGACGACGCCTGGCAAAGAGGTTATACATCCCCCTGCCCGAAGCAACCGCCCGATGGCAGATAGTGACTAACCTCATGGCTCAAGAGAAGAACCAGCTGAGGGAGCAAGAGCTGGACAGCGTGGTAACAGCCACCGAGGGCTTTTCAGGGGCGGATATGACTCAGCTATGTAGAGATGCAGCTTTGGGGCCCATCCGCAGCATCCAGCTCAGTGACATCGCCACTATCACTGCAGATCAGGTGCGACCAATCCTCTACATTGACTTCCAGGAGGCCCTGAAGACGGTACGACCTAGTGTCTCATCAAAAGACTTGGAGCTGTATGAAGAGTGGAATAAGACTTTTGGATGTGGACGTTAAACTCCTCATCCTGATTATCCTCTACCTCTGTTAAAATGATATATGAAGTTACTGAGTTGAGATGAACAGTACAGCTCTGGTGAAATATATAGAtcttccatgttttctttgtgttttcaaaatagCAGGAACATTTTACACTATTGCCTAAAAAATGACTTTTCCATTTGGAGAAATTGCTCTGCAAATTGTTCCCAGCAGTTTGCTTTATGCGTTCCAGTTATTTTCTGGAGTTTGTAATGGGCAGGCTGTTTTGTTTAGATATTCATTTTACTGTTGCTTTGTGGTTTGGTGTGAGCATTAGGCCCCATGCTGTGTACATCAACTGTGTTCCAGGTGAAACAAGGATCTTTGTTTGAATTCCTTTTATAGCAATTAGCATCTTCTTGAAATACTTGGAGGGTGAACATTCATCCCAGAGATAGTCTCACCTatatcatatacagtatgccAAGACTTAacttgttttagtttgtttcatttaattgcatttctgagattgtatttttttttcctaataaaatgaaattttgCCCTGATCTACTTGTATATGTCTGATAACTGAAACAAATCAATAGAAAGTGTATCTCCAGTGTTTTGTGGCATTTCCCTTCTTGATCCTCCTCCCCATCTAATCCACAGAGGGCAGTGTGATCACTTTGTTGAGAGCTTTATTTGTACAACATTTTGCCTGAAGTCTGGTCCTGAAATGTTCCTGGGACTGGATGTGCTAATCATATCTGTGGAAGAGACAGAGACTTTCCAGGGTGTCGTGTAAAAAGCCCCTGAAACCTTTGCATTTGCTTCACCTCCCTTCCTGTTCCTGTGATTAAGACACCAGCGGCCTCAACAGGAAAATCTGTTACTGCAATACATTCCTTTTTTATTAGACAATAAGCATGGGCTCCATGATTGTAATTTTAGTACTGACACTTGTCCACAGGGTTCATGGCTGGTGTAGATGTATATAGTTCAAACTATGTGTCCAGCGATCagtattaataaataaaacggCCACTTGctctcctccacacagcagAAACTTGGTTAATCCTTCGCCAACTGGTAGTTCTGGTCAACAGTTTCTTAACATTGTTGATGTTCTTTGAGTCAAATGCCTCACTGGTCATACATATGCTGTGCTATTGAGAGGACCATTATAGATTGTgcacacatgaaatgaaattctCATGTAAATTTAATGAAACAATCTTTGAAAATCTGGAAGACCTTGAAAAAagactttcatttatttttcatctttttgtcaaGGCCCTGATAAATATTTCAGACGCGTGTGGTTGGCCACTGTATTGAAACTTTGTTGAATTAGCCAGCAGCAAAAGTAGTCACACAACCCCCCCTCGGGCATCACCGACTCCTCACAGCTGGACCGGGACAGATGCACAGAATTCCTCTGGTGCTGGCGGGATCCATAGAGTATGGACTGAAAATGGTGCCATATGGTGTAAGCTTGTAGCTCAATTTGACTGTGGCTGTGCAGCAGTGGTCACATCTGGGCTCGTGtggtcacaaacacacacattacacagtacatttatttattacactAAACAAGTAATGTCATTTTACTGCCTATATGCTTGTTATTTAAATTTGGAACACTGGCATTTGAAATTGAGGTTGAAATGAATCACCTGAGAATTGAAGTAACCTGGAGATCAGGTATAGAAAGAGGCGGAGGAagaacaatgtgaaaatacaccGTTACGAATAAAAGTCAAGTGGGAttatttttctgcaaaatgtaatcctcaagattttcatgaaatcaaatctGGGTTTTGatatcatttatgtttttttcagcaATAACAACCCAATGCATTTACATTCTGTACTTACTTCTCTTTATCGTAGTTGTAATGGTAGTTCAGTGTTGGTGGCGGGGTCTGCCATTTCCAAactggattcaaattgccttcATGCGCACGAGGGATTCATAGGGAAACAATGCAGCATGTAATCCAGTGTtgtctgtattttatttcagaaaacTACTCGAGGCGTGTGCAGTATGAAATCAgattgtgttattattaaaacaacatgagtgtgtttggctgcactgcaaATTGATACACCTGTTGCTCCTCAGTTACATTTCGGACAAAGTGGCCACTTAAAGTTTTCAGTAGTTTTATACCACACTTGTTGTTACCACCACAGTTGTCACCAAACCAATCCTGACTGAAGGTTTATAACTTTAAAGAATCAAAAGTAAACATGTTCACAAATACTAATTAAGACTGATGTTATTTCCTTAGCAGCCATATCAAATAGCCCAGTCAACGttttataaatatttacaaCTTAGAAAATATATCCACAATATTCAAAGAAGAGAAAGCAACCAAGAGCAGCACCCGTTAACAAgatttatgattatttattattattattattattattattattattattattattattattttatttttttttattttttattttaaaaactatAATATGGACATCAAGACTACTAcccaaaaatatataaaatactaGAGgataatattaaaacacaaaatacaatcaGGTCAAAGTAGAACTTAGAACTAGGTGGTCAGTTAAAAGAGGACGACTGGGAAAACACGTATAAAGCAGTTGGAGGGAGTACCAAAATATACACAAGAACCAGACTGTTGGAGAAGCTGTGGCGAAAAGAATGCAAATCGCTCACATATGATCTTTTTCTGCCcattaataaaaatgttctgGCAACTTATTATAACTTCTATCATGAAAGATTTCCAAATTAAACGAGaaccaaaatgtattattttaggTATATCACCATCTGAACTCACATTGGAAATAGACAGATACCTATACTGGTTAAAACCTACTCCACCTTCATTTACCACCTGAAAGTCAAATGTTGGAAATGGAAAGAATAATTTATAGAATCAGAAATCCAGATTTGGAATATCTAAAACGGTGGATTAAATGGATTAAATATGTGGATCACAATTACACAACATTGAAGGACGCAGCCTTGAAGAATATAAAGAGTTCATTGTTTTCCTTGGGTATGTGTAGAGGTATGTACAggtgtgcatgtatatatgtttatttatgcatgtatatgtatactgtatatgtatgtgcacCATCATACTAACCTACTtcttttaattttactttattattattattattattataattattattatatacatgtcattttattttttattttagctaTTATGATTTTTTCACTatgtaatatatacatattgtatGAATGCTATAAGTATGAACATCATATGTAAGCAAATGTATATTTACGTAAACTTTTGCACTTGCACACAGCTAAAgtataaaaaaagtaaacatactataatatatgataatattatataatatattacatattacacacaACGATGTGAAGAAAAGTCGAGAGAGGCAATCAAAGGTGATATTCACTGTGCAGTCGCCCCCTCATGTTGAGAAACACTAACAGTGACCTAAGTAAGTTTTCCAGTGAATATTCTGTCATGGCAGTGCATTAATGGGACACAGTCATGTAAAGTGTGAAAAAGCACTAACATCTTGTTGGATCCTGTTAATAACATGACTGGAAGTGGTTAAGTCTGACTCTTAGAGGAGTATTTCAGTCAGCTGGCTGAGAGGGGAAGTGAGATTTGGGATTCTGGCGGGGCCAGAGTTGGTTGGCCAGATTATCCCTCTCATGCAAATGCCCTCCCTCCCCTGTTGGGTCCCAGTCGAGCGTGGGGGGGCTCAGCGCTGGCCACAGCTGCTTCCCGTTTCTGCTAAATCACACAGCAGCCATCTGGACGAGGTTGTCGCCGCACAACGCCCGCCGAGCTCCTCTGCCGGCCTCGGCTGAGCCTCTCCAGACAGGCCTGGCCCTCAGAGCCCCGGCCCCTGCCTTCTGCTCCAGTGCCTGATCCTCTCTGTCccagctctctgctgctgccgagGACCAGCGGGACTCTTCAGGTCCTGGACACGGCACATGTCaacatgctggtgtgtgtgtgtgtgtgtgtgtgtgtgtgtgtgtgtgtgtgtgtgcatggaggGTCTCCACTCTCATAATGTGAGAGGGCTGCTTATGCTACCAGTACTCCCTTGAGGTCACAATTTTAACACGAGGGTCTCTGAGCAGACAAATGCCACCGTGATGTGTTAGCCTTGTGTTCTCTGTCTGATCAGCATCCCTGTAAATTATAAGGTGATGTGAAAAAATGCTTGTAGTTGGGAATTAAAGAAATAATGGTTTAGATTACAAAAACGAAGAAGATCAATATTTGAAGGAAATTAGCTTTTTAAACTGTAACCACAGCGTGCAGCATGTGGagaaaaagtgtttatttattcacctctcactgtaaatgttctttcagtgttttttctaaTTTGTACTCAAATGCCAGTCATTCACTCTGTCTTGGCTCTTCCTTGACAGGCAGCAGTGAGCAGCATCCTGAATGACATCTTAACTTAATTATTTCGGAAGGTTCGAGAGTGTGAAATGAAATCTCCATATTTCTTACGAAGGTAAAACGACACAGTAGAACTCAGAGAAAGTTTGCATCGACTCCATGAATCATTTTCCAGAGCCTGGCCCTAATTTACTGAAGACTTCGAACGGTTTAATGTGGACATTTGCATATTCTTTGACAAGTGGTTAGTATGTTACAGAAAGGGAAAACTATCCTATTAAAATACATGCATTGGCCATAAAATATCCATATGACTATATAGATGTAAACATGATAGCTACACGTAAGCCTCTATTCATAAAACAATTTCCTCAAGTGTAAATTCTGCTCTTACTATTACTACACtcattcactgaaaaaaaaaaacacttccccACTCTTTGTGCATATATAAAATATCCtttattgatatttttgcaAGCATAAAGCTAATTCAAAACCTCAAATGgctccttttcattttgtgagTGAAACAATTCTTCGCCATCAGGTACAAAACAAAAGGCCAGGATAACACTTTCTTCCGATCAAACTAAAAATAGCTTCCAGCAGCAGTCATGTTGTCACCTCTAACACATTTAGTACAGTTGGACAGAAAGAGATGCAGCTTTTATTATCTACTCTACAGACAAACACCGATCACcgtaataaatacaaaaacagacaggCGTGTAAATGTGATATAAATAATATGTAGGTTGTTACAAATACAAGAACAAGTTGAAACCTTGGAAGGAAATGTGGGGTTATCTACATCAATTGTTACTTTTTTAGGGATTGTATGTAATACCGATATTAAAATGGGTTTttcctttcactgaaaacaataGAACAGAATCTTTCGTTGACTTTTCAGACGCCTCAGTACAGAGATGAATTGGTATGACTGATGTAATGTGGAAATCTTCTATTTTAAATCTAGAAAAAAAGTTGCTGCCTGGTTTTCTaaaatgaaaagacacattGTAAATACAAGATTTAAAACCTATGTAGGATGTGGCACAGGAACTCTGCTGTGCTGTCGTCACAGAACATTGCATGAACACGAATTAGTCTTCCTTTTCAGCATggtatttgaaatgaaaataaatggatttttaatatacatttatCTGTGTTCAACAAACATGCATactttgtataaaaaaacacaactttcagACATGaacagtgtatttgttttgtatttcattgcatttatttcAGGTGCATGCcaatgagtgagtgtgtgtgtggcacgtTGTCCACATGTacacctgtttgtctgtgtgaaagtgtgtgtggttCTCTGGTCGATGGGGGCTCAGTAGCGGTGCTCCCCTCGCGTTATGTGAGAGGAGAACTCGTATCGGTCTTGGCTCTGGTGACCGCAGAGGTTGCACTCGAAGGGGTCTCTGAAGCCATGGCAGCCCATGTGAATGGTGTACATGACGTGGTCCAGGAAGAGAACACGGCAGTGTTCGCACCGGTACGCCCTCACCTGCTCCCCGTCTGCCGTAACCACCTTGAAGCCCTCGGAGGCCATCTCCATGCTGGCCCGGATGGCCTCGtactgcctctgctgctcctccttcaCCAGCACGCCGTTCCTCACCCCCGAGGTGATGTGGTTGGTCAGGTAGATGAGGCCGGGGGCCGCCCCTCCTGGACGGTCCTCGTTGTTGCTCTCGGTGTCTGTGGAGTCCTGGCCGCTGTGGCTGGGCGAGCCGTCCTTCTCGCTGGAGGCGGACTTGGAgttggagagcagcagcagg includes these proteins:
- the fignl1 gene encoding fidgetin-like protein 1, whose translation is MSGAHLDEWQRRSFDISSGNCTPEQTADAYRAHILSIQYAWASSQLSQAGMASLLRTYSERYAAVLDSDDPSTGLNNYAESALHLARSQRNYSDKWESSLTVESVLELPCVQKMIQAGTGGGGSLVAPGDVNISVGQESRGSSLSAPFAGVRPEAALFKPVGPPQPKTEVNKTSSHPVTNITSDRPRGSEEISGNSNSFSRPPARPQSVFSHPPSVLPQGNPGPAGGTQNYQSSLFPTSNPCKRKNFYNPDGGDGGRGQHGGQADPRAGRNFKTAREQFIVDQQKKHSHQPQRGQTTGLAATVKKSLGANRPRGAFSKFVSPIPRQEEEEGGVASNSNQEPQILDERLKNFEPKIIELIMSEIMDHGPPVAWDDIAGLEFAKTTIKEIVVWPMLRPDIFTGLRGPPKGILLFGPPGTGKTLIGKCIACQSGATFFSISASSLTSKWVGEGEKMVRALFAIARCHQPAVIFIDEIDSLLSQRTDGEHDSSRRIKTEFLVQLDGAATAAEDRILVVGATNRPQEIDEAARRRLAKRLYIPLPEATARWQIVTNLMAQEKNQLREQELDSVVTATEGFSGADMTQLCRDAALGPIRSIQLSDIATITADQVRPILYIDFQEALKTVRPSVSSKDLELYEEWNKTFGCGR